In Methanomassiliicoccales archaeon, the genomic window CGATTATCACGATCGGCTGCCAGGTCATCTTCCATGCGGATTCGGATATGGCTAGGAGGATACTGCCGCTGCCGACATAGATGGTGTTCCCGTTCACCACGGGCTGGCCGCCGAAGGACCCGTCAAGCTTCCAGATTACTCCGCCATCCCGGTCCACCAGCATCAATGCGGTGGAATTGGCCAGAAGCAGGCCGTTCTGGAAAGCGACCGGCACGGTCTTGGCATTGACGCTTCTCCAGAGCGACTTCCCATTGGCATCCACGGCATAGACGTTCAGGTTCGAGCCGGTCGAGCCGGCCAATTCGGCGTAGACCGTCGTTCCGTCCCGAAGGATGGTCATGCCCTCGAACTGGGCGTTAAGCTGGGCGGCCCACATGAACGAACCGTTGTCGCTCAATGCATAAAGGTAGGCATAGTCGGTCGTCCTGGAGAAATTGTAGCCCACCGCGCGCATCGTTCCATCCAGAGCGAAGAAGACATCGAACTCTGGCGTGAAATCCGTTTTGAAGGTCCGGACCGAGCTTCCGTCCGGAGCGTACTCCGTTATCGACGATCTGCCCACGAACGTGGTGTTGGCAACGAGGACATCGTTTCCGCGGATGGCAAGTGGATAAGAGACCGGGTTCGAGGTGTTGGCGATGTAGCTGCCCTTGGTCCAGCGCTCGCTTCCATCGGCGTTCAGACATATCAGATTGTGTTGGCCAGACCACATCGGCTTGGCCCCAAGCACGACACCCCCGTCCGGCAGGACCTTCATGCTGTACGAGACTCCGGGAATCACGTACGCCCATTTCATGATCCCCGCGGTGTTCAGGGCCATGAGCCCGGTCCCGTTGACGTTGGTGTTCGCGGTCACCTTGACCAATACGTACAATGTCCCGTCAGGACCGAACTGGGGCGTGCTGGTAAGGGCGACCACGCTGTTCCAGAGACCCTTGCCTTCGGGAGAGATGTTGTAGATCGTCGCGTTCGTCCCGTCGGAGGAATAGACAAAGAGATTTCCGGTCGGCGAAAGCGCGGGGTAACTGGCGATGACGTTTGACCCGCCCTGGTAGGTCCACTGAACGGATTGTGACTTGGCTTCAATGGGAGAGGTGACGATCACCGACGACACGACCATGAGCGCTGCGATCACCAGGGTGATCTTGAGAAGGGTTCGGCTTGATACCATAAAATGCACTGTCTTCGCAATGCATTCCTTCATGG contains:
- a CDS encoding PQQ-binding-like beta-propeller repeat protein, yielding MVSSRTLLKITLVIAALMVVSSVIVTSPIEAKSQSVQWTYQGGSNVIASYPALSPTGNLFVYSSDGTNATIYNISPEGKGLWNSVVALTSTPQFGPDGTLYVLVKVTANTNVNGTGLMALNTAGIMKWAYVIPGVSYSMKVLPDGGVVLGAKPMWSGQHNLICLNADGSERWTKGSYIANTSNPVSYPLAIRGNDVLVANTTFVGRSSITEYAPDGSSVRTFKTDFTPEFDVFFALDGTMRAVGYNFSRTTDYAYLYALSDNGSFMWAAQLNAQFEGMTILRDGTTVYAELAGSTGSNLNVYAVDANGKSLWRSVNAKTVPVAFQNGLLLANSTALMLVDRDGGVIWKLDGSFGGQPVVNGNTIYVGSGSILLAISESAWKMTWQPIVIIVVIMAAAFGVILLGGRSGQSNSV